One segment of Panicum virgatum strain AP13 chromosome 1K, P.virgatum_v5, whole genome shotgun sequence DNA contains the following:
- the LOC120712120 gene encoding tRNA pseudouridine synthase 1-like, with the protein MAAAPPPPSPPSAKRPKMSSSSDPEADAEPTSPSAAADPGQPRRPRYKRRKVAILLGYCGAGYQGMQKNPGARTIEGDLEEALYQSGAVPEADRAAPRRYDWARAARTDKGVSAAAQVVSGRFYVDPPGFIDRLNAQLAPQIRAYGYVRVTNSFNAKKFCDRRRYLYLLPVFALDPSAHPDREAVMASMGSGSELTKCLECSERGRKVPGVMGREGKLPGPGENGANAPVEGTVDSHDESGSIGNAKCDPTISDGGSTSVHGEPGFSSNEKLDLPAFGDGTGAGNAELGSNGVGDAPSDGSIGNEENKLEVTATEEKVKGSNGDEKLPTKSDFSYTDEVKERFNRILKYYVGTHNFHNFTTRTKAEDPAAKRFIISFAADRVVSLDGMDFIRCEVVGQSFMLHQIRKMIGLAVAVMRNCAPESIYDVAFRKDVNLNVPTAPEVGLYLDECMFTSYNKKWKDSHEAVSMELYYEEAEEFKAKYIFTHIAAMEHKEGAVALWLHSLNHRNYPDFRYMETAGAEAKVGAEVADDDEAKVGAEVDSIEEVQMPSDNGK; encoded by the exons atggccgccgccccgccgccgccctccccacCCTCCGCCAAGCGCCCCAAGATGTCTTCCTCGTCCGACCCGGAGGCCGACGCCGAGCccacctcgccctccgccgccgccgaccccgggCAGCCCCGCCGCCCCAGGTACAAGCGCCGCAAGGTCGCCATCCTCCTCGGGTACTGCGGCGCCGGGTACCAGGGCATGCAGAAGAACCCGGGCGCGCGCACCATCGAGGGCGACCTCGAGGAGGCGCTCTACCAGTCGGGCGCCGTGCCCGAGGccgaccgcgccgcgccgcgccggtacGACTGGGCGCGCGCCGCTCGCACCGACAAGGGCGTCAGCGCCGCGGCGCAGGTGGTGTCCGGACGCTTCTACGTCGACCCGCCGGGCTTCATCGACCGCCTCAACGCCCAGCTCGCGCCGCAGATCCGCGCCTACGGCTACGTGCGCGTCACCAACTCGTTCAACGCGAAGAAGTTCTGCGACCGGAGGAGGTACCTGTACCTGCTCCCTGTGTTCGCGCTTGACCCCAGCGCGCACCCGGACCGCGAGGCCGTCATGGCGAGCATGGGGAGTGGGAGCGAGCTGACGAAGTGCCTGGAGTGCTCTGAGAGGGGGAGGAAGGTGCCTGGTGTCATGGGCCGGGAGGGGAAGCTGCCTGGCCCCGGGGAGAATGGCGCTAATGCTCCCGTGGAGGGAACTGTGGACAGTCATGACGAATCTGGATCAATTGGGAATGCGAAATGCGATCCAACAATTTCAGATGGTGGAAGCACCAGTGTCCATGGTGAACCTGGATTTAGCAGCAACGAGAAGCTTGATTTACCAGCCTTTGGGGATGGAACTGGAGCTGGAAATGCTGAACTGGGATCAAACGGTGTTGGTGATGCACCTTCAG ACGGTTCAATTGGCAACGAGGAGAATAAACTTGAGGTCACAGCTACTGAAGAGAAAGTTAAAGGTAGCAATGGAGACGAGAAGCTGCCAACCAAGAGTGACTTTTCTTACACTGATGAAGTGAAAGAGAGGTTCAACAGGATTCTCAAGTACTATGTTGGAACCCATAACTTCCACAACTTCACCACAAGAACTAAGGCAGAGGATCCTGCGGCCAAAAGGTTTATCATTTCCTTTGCTGCGGATCGTGTTGTTAGCCTGGATGGAATGGATTTTATCAGGTGTGAAGTTGTTGGCCAGAGTTTCATGCTGCATCAGATCCGGAAGATGATTGGCCTTGCTGTAGCTGTGATGAGGAACTGTGCACCTGAATCAATTTATGATGTCGCCTTTCGGAA GGATGTCAACCTTAACGTGCCTACTGCACCTGAGGTTGGGCTGTACCTGGATGAATGCATGTTCACTTCGTACAACAAGAAATGGAAGGATTCACATGAAGCAGTTTCCATGGAACTTTATTATGAGGAGGCTGAAGAGTTCAAAgccaagtatattttcactcatATTGCGGCGATGGAACACAAAGAGGGAGCCGTAGCTCTGTGGTTGCATTCATTGAATCACAGGAATTATCCAGATTTCCGCTACATGGAAACTGCTGGTGCAGAGGCCAAGGTTGGTGCTGAAGTTGCTGATGATGATGAGGCCAaggttggggctgaagttgatAGTATTGAAGAAGTACAAATGCCAAGTGATAATGGTAAGTGA
- the LOC120712130 gene encoding ganglioside-induced differentiation-associated protein 2-like, which yields MHSRVDRGGNFPGVEAIRGAYESLPAAAKDRLRAVYFVHPALQSRLFLATFGRFLFSSGLYEKLRYMSRLEYVWAHMDKGQLEVPDCVREHDEELERRPLMDYGIDATESRCVYEYDAASMDTSASLHSLRCVS from the exons ATGCACTCCCGCGTGGATCGCGGCGGCAACTTCCCCGGCGTAGAAGCGATCCGCGGCGCCTACGAgtcgctgccggccgccgccaaggACAGGCTGCGCGCCGTCTACTTCGTGCACCCGGCGCTCCAGTCCAGGCTCTTCCTCGCCACCTTCGGCCGCTTCCTCTTCAGCTCCGG GCTGTACGAGAAGCTGAGGTACATGAGCAGGCTCGAGTACGTGTGGGCGCACATGGACAAGGGGCAGCTGGAGGTGCCGGACTGCGTGCGCGAGCACGACGAGGAGCTGGAGCGCCGCCCGCTCATGGACTACGGCATCGACGCCACGGAGAGCCGCTGCGTGTACGAGTACGACGCCGCGTCCATGGACACCTCGGCGTCCCTGCACTCGCTCCGCTGCGTCTCCTAG
- the LOC120657449 gene encoding GDSL esterase/lipase At2g04570-like — translation MAGRTAPYALAALWLLVLVLAAATGAEAARRHPRLVPAVFVFGDSTVDVGNNNHRNITAAARANYPHYGVDLPGSAPTGRFSNGLNTADLLARGLGFRRSPPAYLSLTEKTIRSQMYRGINFASGGSGLADRTGRFLFGEVIPMSRQLEYFSGVVEHLTKLSGRKKTASLLSRSIFLISAGSNDMFEYSASPGDDYEFLVGLVDAYKSYITVLYKMGARKFSVISIPPLGCLPSQRLRRLKQLGTQGCFDPLNDLSLRSYPMLAAMLRGLSRELPGMAYSLADAFAMVSFVFENPRTDAWSFTELEAACCGGGAYGAAQACDETAPLCADRDGYLFWDANHPTQAVSVIAAQTIFAGNRSFVDPVNVMELALL, via the exons ATGGCCGGCCGGACCGCCCCCTACGCGCTCGCGGCGCTGTGGCTGCTGGTGCTCGtgctcgcggcggcgacgggcgcggaggcggcgaggcggcaccCGCGGCTCGTCCCCGCGGTGTTCGTGTTCGGCGACTCCACGGTGGACGTCGGCAACAACAACCACCGGAACATCACCGCCGCGGCCAGGGCCAACTACCCCCACTACGGCGTCGACCTGCCCGGGTCGGCGCCCACCGGCCGGTTCAGCAACGGGCTCAACACGGCGGACCTGCTAG CTCGGGGGCTTGGGTTCAGGAGGAGCCCACCGGCTTACCTCTCGCTGACGGAGAAGACCATCAGGTCCCAGATGTACAGAGGCATCAACTTCGCGTCAGGAGGGTCCGGGCTTGCAGACAGGACCGGCCGTTTCCTG TTTGGCGAGGTGATCCCGATGTCCCGGCAGCTGGAGTACTTCTCAGGTGTTGTTGAGCACCTGACCAAGCTGTCAGGCAGGAAGAAGACGGCCAGCCTCCTCTCCAGGTCCATCTTCCTCATCAGCGCCGGCAGCAACGACATGTTCGAGTACTCGGCGTCCCCTGGCGACGACTACGAGTTCTTGGTCGGCCTCGTTGACGCCTACAAAAGCTACATCACG GTGCTGTACAAGATGGGCGCCAGGAAGTTCAGCGTCATCAGCATCCCGCCGCTGGGGTGCCTGCCGTcgcagcggctgcggcggctgaAGCAGCTGGGCACCCAGGGCTGCTTCGACCCGCTCAACGACCTCTCGCTGCGCTCCTACCCGATGCTCGCCGCGATGCTGCGCGGCCTGTCCCGCGAGCTCCCCGGCATGGCCTACTCCCTCGCCGACGCCTTCGCCATGGTCTCCTTCGTCTTCGAGAACCCGCGGACCGACGCCTGGA GCTTCACGGAGCTGGAGGCGGCGTGCTGCGGCGGGGGGGCCTACGGGGCGGCGCAAGCGTGCGACGAGACGGCGCCGCTGTGCGCCGACCGCGACGGCTACCTGTTCTGGGACGCGAACCACCCCACGCAGGCCGTGTCGGTCATCGCCGCGCAGACCATCTTCGCCGGCAACCGGAGCTTCGTCGATCCCGTCAACGTCATGGAGCTGGCCCTGCTGTGA